The following are encoded together in the Fibrobacter sp. UWEL genome:
- a CDS encoding NUDIX hydrolase, with translation MKPWKLLDTEYLVNAPWLKVAKEKCELPNGKVIDDFYTLWQPDWVLILARTKDGKWVMTEQYRHGTGKIALEFPAGIIDKNETAEQAALRELQEECAYGFPQSLTYLGAFPVNPDRHRGKFHVVFIDGVVRAGKTSFDESEDIESLEMSDEELQAKMNSGEFNHPLQMAGYLKWKLAH, from the coding sequence ATGAAACCCTGGAAACTTCTGGACACCGAATATCTTGTAAACGCCCCCTGGCTGAAAGTAGCCAAGGAAAAATGCGAGCTGCCCAACGGAAAAGTCATCGATGATTTTTACACCTTGTGGCAGCCGGACTGGGTTCTGATTCTAGCCCGCACGAAGGATGGCAAGTGGGTCATGACGGAACAGTACCGCCATGGCACAGGCAAGATTGCATTGGAATTTCCAGCAGGAATCATCGACAAGAACGAGACTGCAGAACAGGCCGCCCTTCGTGAACTTCAGGAAGAATGCGCTTACGGATTTCCCCAGTCCCTCACTTATCTCGGGGCTTTCCCGGTCAATCCGGATCGTCACCGCGGTAAGTTTCATGTGGTGTTTATCGACGGTGTGGTTCGCGCAGGCAAGACCAGCTTCGATGAAAGCGAAGACATCGAATCCCTGGAAATGTCCGACGAAGAACTGCAAGCAAAGATGAACAGTGGAGAATTCAATCATCCCTTACAGATGGCGGGCTACCTGAAGTGGAAACTCGCCCACTAA
- a CDS encoding MBL fold metallo-hydrolase, translating to MIKRFALGAALALTITACEKQEVAQQNSQTQAESAAEGIAAKAVTKTITLADGSTVTWIQDNAGEKMNPRELFSDASDSLYNSMNLPNGVPASVSTYLLKADGEYVLFDAGLGAFGGQMLAHLNELGVSPDSVKKVYLTHLHVDHINGLVAQSDKGMEKVFKNAEVYVGSVEKDAWMNMEKNDLQKAILGVYNDKLKLFAFGDTLPHNVIAMDAVGHTPGHTVFQKGELLVIGDLMHGYALQIEHPEINSNYDMDKEKSIESRKKILAYAKANNLTMAGMHLPPPGFVK from the coding sequence ATGATTAAACGCTTTGCTCTAGGTGCCGCATTAGCACTTACAATCACCGCTTGCGAAAAGCAGGAAGTCGCCCAGCAGAATTCTCAAACTCAAGCGGAAAGTGCTGCAGAAGGTATTGCAGCCAAGGCAGTCACCAAGACTATTACTCTGGCCGATGGTTCCACCGTCACCTGGATTCAGGACAACGCAGGGGAAAAAATGAACCCTCGCGAACTGTTCAGCGACGCAAGCGATTCCCTCTATAATTCCATGAACTTGCCCAACGGCGTTCCCGCTTCTGTCAGTACCTATCTGCTGAAGGCCGATGGCGAATATGTTCTCTTTGACGCAGGCCTTGGAGCATTCGGCGGCCAGATGCTCGCCCACCTAAATGAACTGGGAGTAAGCCCCGACTCTGTCAAGAAAGTCTATCTCACGCACCTGCACGTGGACCACATCAACGGCTTGGTGGCACAAAGCGATAAGGGTATGGAAAAGGTGTTCAAGAATGCGGAAGTCTACGTAGGTTCCGTCGAAAAGGACGCCTGGATGAACATGGAAAAGAATGACCTGCAAAAGGCCATTCTTGGCGTCTATAACGACAAGCTGAAACTGTTCGCCTTCGGGGACACGCTCCCCCACAATGTTATCGCCATGGATGCCGTGGGCCACACTCCGGGCCACACCGTTTTCCAGAAGGGCGAACTGCTGGTCATCGGCGATCTAATGCACGGTTACGCCCTGCAAATTGAACATCCGGAAATCAATTCCAACTACGACATGGATAAGGAAAAATCCATCGAATCTCGCAAGAAGATTCTCGCCTACGCCAAGGCAAACAACCTGACCATGGCAGGCATGCACCTGCCTCCTCCGGGATTTGTGAAGTAA